The DNA segment CAACTATGCAGGTATTTCCTTCAGCGTCTGTTCCTCCTGATGCATCAACAATATGAATGAATGCATCTGCCTGTCTGAGATCATCGAGAAATTTATTACCAAGTCCTTTGCCTTTATGTGCATCGGGAACAAGCCCTGCAACATCAATCGCTTCGATTGGAACAAAACGTGTACCTTCTATGCATGGTGCGTTTCGTGGCGTGCATTTTTTTTGAAAATAGGTGCAAGGGCATGGTTTTCTGATATACATGACTCCTCGATTTGGGTTGATCGTTGTGAAAGGGTAGTTTGCAACTTCTGCATGGGCTTTTGTTGCTGCATTAAAAAACGTCGATTTGCCAACATTTGGTTTTCCAACAATTCCAATTTGCATGGTGTTTTTCTACTCCAATATCTTTTCTACTTGATCAACAATATCGACATCATGGTTGAATCTTTGTATTTTTTCTGTAGTTTTTGTATCGATAAAATTGACTCCGTGATGTGCTAATAGCGTTCCATGTACTGTAGCAGTTTTTGAAAGTTTGATTGATTCAGCTTGTATTTTTCCCTCAACATAGCTGTTGTCGTCGATCATTACTTCTCCTGTTGCAATGAGATTTCCTTGTGCTTTTACTTTTTTTCCACAGGTGATACTACCTGTAGCCTGGATCGTCCCACAAATAACTGATTCATCGCCAATGGTGACGTTTCCTTGTATTGTGTAATTTCCAAGGATTTTACAGTGTTTACCTATCGAAACATTGGTGTCGACCTGGGATTTTGTTGTTCCAATAATTGAATTATTTGGTATGAACAGAAAGAACTCAGAGATAGGAATAGTTGATTCGTTTTGTTGTTCAAGTTCTTGGAGTATTTTTTCTATTTCTTCACTTTTTCCCATCCGGAGCAACTGAATAAGATATATAAATATATATATAATCATTGGGATTGGACTTCGAATGTTAATCCAACCTTTTGCTTCAAATCCCTCGTTGATTTCGACGTCATCACCAACATCTAAATCTCCAGCAACAGACAGTTTCCCCTGAATTTTAACTTTTTCTCCGAGATAAATGTTTCCCCCACTGTTGATATTTCCATTAATCGTTGAAAAGATATCTATACGGATGTCATTACTTGCTTGTAATTCACCATCCAAGATTACATGCTCCCCGATAAAAATCCGCCCATCGGTTTTTATTCCAAATTGAACAAGCGATCTGTCGCCAATAATAACGTCACCTTTTGTAGCGATAATTCGTTCTTCAAAACAGGTTTTATCAGGAATTATCAGGGTTTTTCTATCAAAGGTCATTATCTTGCGATATCCTTTTATAGATTATAAACTCAGCGGAATTGCTACTTTTCTGAACGAAAAAATTCATATATAATTGGTATATACGTGCTTCAAATAATCATAAAAAACAATACTTGATTTCTAAAAGATAATAAATAGGATGTTAATTTGGTGTTCTCTGTGTCTGAAGAAAATATTGAAGAGATCCAATCATCTGAATCGGTAAAAGAGCTACCTCCTCCAGAGATATGGATCCAACAACAAAATTTTTCGACTACTGAATCTATCAAAGTTCCTGATAGCCTTATTGATCAGGTTATAGGTCAAGATAAAACTGTTGAAATTGTAAAAAAGGCTGCCGAACAAAAACGTCATGTTATGCTCATAGGTGATCCAGGAACTGGTAAATCTATGGTTGCACGGGCAATGACTGAGTTTTTACCTAAAGGAGAACTCGAGGATATTATAGCTTATCCAAATAATGATGATACTAACACACCACACATCCGTGTGGTACCTGGAGGAAAAGCTCAAGAAATCATAAAAATACAGCGAGATGAAGCAAAAAAGAAAGTAGAGCAGCAAAATAGCATCATTCTTTCATTTGTCCTTTTAATTGTTGTAATATCGTTTATCGGAGCGATTTATACAGAGCATTTTGAATATGCGATTTTTGGGATTATTGCTGCTGTAATGATTTGGCTTATTCTTGCTCGAGGTGGTTTTAACCAACGCAGGGAGCTTCAACAAGTCCCAAAAATCCTTGTTTCTCATGAAAAGACAGATTCTCCCCCGTTTATTGATGCTACGGCAGCTCATTCTGGTGCACTTCTCGGGGATGTACGTCATGATCCTTTTCAATCAGCAGGTCTTGAGACGCCACCTCATCAACTTGTTGAAGCAGGT comes from the Candidatus Thermoplasmatota archaeon genome and includes:
- a CDS encoding polymer-forming cytoskeletal protein codes for the protein MTFDRKTLIIPDKTCFEERIIATKGDVIIGDRSLVQFGIKTDGRIFIGEHVILDGELQASNDIRIDIFSTINGNINSGGNIYLGEKVKIQGKLSVAGDLDVGDDVEINEGFEAKGWINIRSPIPMIIYIFIYLIQLLRMGKSEEIEKILQELEQQNESTIPISEFFLFIPNNSIIGTTKSQVDTNVSIGKHCKILGNYTIQGNVTIGDESVICGTIQATGSITCGKKVKAQGNLIATGEVMIDDNSYVEGKIQAESIKLSKTATVHGTLLAHHGVNFIDTKTTEKIQRFNHDVDIVDQVEKILE